Sequence from the Streptosporangium brasiliense genome:
TGATGACCTCGTGCAGCCGCTCGGCGATGACCCGGTCCGCCTCCGTCATCTCGGCGATCTTCGCGAGCACGTCGCGCTCCCCGTCCGCCGCGGCGGCGCGCGGACCGCGACGCGCGGCCGTCTTCAGCTCCTGGGCGTGCTCCTTCATCGCGGCCCGCTCGTCGTCGGTGAACCCGTCGAAGTTCTTGCCGGCCGCGGTGGTGCGGTCGGTGGCCTTCTGCGGTCCGTTCATGATGGGAATCTCCTTGTGTACGACTCTTGGTGGGAGGACTGTCTTGCCGGAGCGGACGCCGTGGCCGCGGCCTCTGCGGCTCCGCTGAGAGATCTCGCGGTGATGAGGCGGGCGGTCCCGGGCCACGGGTCCGTGCACGCTGCCCGGGGACCGGCACACCCTATCCCCACGCGCCGGCGATCTGCCGGGTGGTGGCGTTGAGCCGGTTGAACATGTTGGTGACGCCGATCATCAGGACGATCGCGGCCAGCTGCTTCTCGTCGAAGTAGGTGGCGGCGGTGTCCCAGACCTCGTCGTTCACCGCGTCGGCGCGGTCGGCCAGCCGGGTGGCGGCCTCGGCCAGCGCGAGCGCCGCCCGCTCGGCGTCGGTGAAGTACGGGGTCTCCCGCCAGACGGAGACGGTGGCCAGCCGCTCGTCGCTCACTCCGGCCTTACGGGCCGTCTTGGCGCCGCCGTCGACACAGGCGCTGCAACCGTTGATCTGACTGACCCGCAGGTGCACCAGCTCCAGCGTCTGTCCCTCCACCCCACCGGAGTGCACGGCCTTGAAGATCTCCTGGATGGGCTGCATCGCGCCGGGCAGGATGACGGCGGGGTTCTGCATACGAGACTGCATCGGGTTTCTCCTCTTTCAGGTCTTTCAGGCTTTTAGGTCAGCGCCCCGTTCCCTCGGCGGCGTGACTCCATGACAGCCGAAGGAGAGTTGCCATGACGACGGCTATGGGACACTCTGGGACAGCTGAAACGGTCCTGGCCAGCGGCGACCGCCCCCAGGAAGTTTCCGCCGACGTGGGACAGGGAGACAGGGGAACGGTGGCTGTGGAACAGCGGGCGGCGAAGGCCGACCCGAAGGAAGAGCTGGCCGCCCGCCTGCGCCTGCTCCAGGAGCTGTCGGAGCGCGGCGTACGGGCCCTGGCCCGGGACGCGGGCCTCAGCTCGTCGTCGCTGTCGCGCTACCTCAGCGGCCAGACGGTGCCGCCCTGGCCCGCGGTGATCGCGCTCTGCCGCCTCCTCAAGCGCGACCCCCGCCCGCTGCGCCCCCTGTGGGAAAGCGCCTCGAACCCCCTGCCGGCACCTCCGAAGACCAGCCGCCAGGTCCAGCCCCCGTCGCCGCCCGCCGGGGCTCCGCGCCAGCCCCGCAACGATCTGCCGCGCGACGTGCCCGACTTCACCGGACGCGGAGCCCAGCTCGCCGCCGTGCTCGCCAATGTGGACAGCAGCCGGGTGGTCGCCGTCGACGGCATGGCGGGCGTCGGCAAGACCTGCCTGGCGGTGCACGCCGCGCACCGGCTCGCCGCCGACTACCCCGACGCCCAGCTCTATGTGGACCTGCACGGGTTCACCGCCGGGCGGGAACCGCTCGGTCCCGACCCCGCGCTGCGGGCCCTGCTCGCCGCCCTCGACGTCCCCTCGGAGAAGATCCCGCAGGAGGGCGGCATCGAGCCGCTGGCCGCCTGCTGGCGGTCGGAACTGGCCCACCGGCGGGCCGTCGTGGTCCTCGACAACGCCGCCGACGCCGACCAGGTCCGCCCGCTGCTGCCCGGCGCCGGCCCCTCCGTCTTCCTGATCACCAGCCGTAACCGGCTGCTGGGCCTGGAGGAGGTGCCCCCGGTGTCGCTGGACGTGCTGACCCCGCAGGAGAGCGCCGAACTGCTGGCCCGCGCCAGCGGCGATCCGGGCGGACCCGACAGCCGGCTGGCCCGCGACCCGGAGTCCGCCGCCGAGGTGCTGCGGCTGTGCGGCCATCTGCCGCTGGCCCTGCGGCTGGCCGCGGCCCGGCTGCGGCACCGGCCGGGCTGGACCGTGGGCATCCTCGTCGAGCGGATGGCGGAGGGCGCCACCGAGTTCGACACGGCGTTCGCCATGTCCGTGCGGCAGCTGGACCGGGCCCAGCGCCGCTTCTTCCGGCTGCTGGGCCTGCTGCCCGGCTCGACCTTCGACGAATACGTGGTGGCCGCACTGGCAGAGCTGCCGCTGCGCAGCGTCCGGACGATGCTGGAGGACCTGCTCGACGCGCACCTGGTCCAGCAGCCGGCGGCCGGCCGCTACCGGCTGCACGATCTGGTGCGCCAGCACGCGCGCCGGGCCGCCGACGAGCAGGACTCACCGGCGGAGCTGGAGCAGGCGCTGGGCCGGGTGTTCGACTACTACGTGCACGCGGCGTCGGCGGCCGACGCCGCGATGTCGTACCTGTCCCCCAGCCGGGCGGTCTCCGCGGGCCGCCCCCCGGCCGAGCTGCCGCAGTTCACCGGCAAGCACGCGGCCCTCTACTGGTTCGTCACGGAATACACCAACCTGATGGCCGTCTTCGAGGCGGCGGCCGCGGCCGGAGCCGACCTGCACGTGTGCGAGCTGCCGCGCTTCATGCGGGCGTTCTTCGCGCGGCGCTGCGGCACGACGCACCTCAACGTCCTGTTCGAGCGGTCGCTGGTCGCCGCGCAGCGCCTGGACGATCCGCTGCAACTGGCCGAGGCGCACAGCGACCTGGGCTTCGCCCGCTACAACGCGGGCCGGATGGCGGAGGCGGGTGCCGCGTACGAGGCGGCGGCACCGCTGATGTCCCAGGTCGGGGACACCAGGTCGGAAGCCGAACTGACCATGCGCCGCGGCTACCTGCGGTGGGACGAGGGCCGCGTCGAGGAGCCGCTCGAGCTCTTCCGGCTGGCGGGCAGACTGTACGCGGCCGCCGACTGCCCGATGGGCGCGGCCCACGCGACCGCGTACGAGGCCTGGGCGATGCTGCAGCTGGGACACCGCGAGGACGCGGCGCGGCTGGCCCGCGAGGCGCTGGACATCCCGCACACCGACCCCGCATGGCCCCCCACGCTGACGGCCCGGATCACCCTCGGCGTGGCCATCGCCCAGGACGAACCCGGCGAGGCGATGGAGCACCTGGAGCAGGCGCTGGCGCTGTCCCGCGAGGACGGGCACAAGCACAACGAGGCGTGGTGCCTCAACTGCCTGGGCGTCGCGCTGCGGCAGATGGGCCGCTACGAAGAGGCGCTCGCCAGTCACCGGCAGGCGTTCGCCCTGCTGGACGAGCTGTTCGAGGAGCACTGGAAGATCCATTTCCTCAACGGCTACGCCGAGACCTGCCGGCTGGCGGGCCTGCCCGAGGAGGCCGTGCGACTGCACCGGCAGGCGCTGGAGCTGGCCCCGAGACTGGGATACCGATACGCCGAGGCGCTGGCCCACGAGGGGATCGCCGCCGTCCTCGACGAGACGGACCCGCCCGCGGCCGCCGAGCACCGCGCGGCCGGGCAGGCCGTCCTGCAGGAGCTCGCCGGCACCGGGAGGAGCTGATCCATCTCCAACCCTCGGTCCATGCGAGCCGGAAAGAAGCTCTCATGGAGCGGTTTCCGGGCTGTTCCGCCTGCTTTGAACAGCCACTATAGGCAGGCTGTCAGAGGATTCGAACGGCCCCCGTCTCGCCTTTCACAACGAGACGAGGGCCACCATTCCCTGCTCCACCCCTCAGAAGAGCAGGGCCGTCAACCGCTCGCGCTGCTGTTCGACGCGCCGGCTGCCCGGCCGGACCCCGGTGACGCGGGGACGACACCAGCCGGGAGGTAGTGCACCTGGCTGCCGCGCCGCAGCGACTACGACAGCCAGGTGGTCTAGACGAGTAAGTCTTATCTCTGGTTAGTGGTCGTACGCGATCAGTGAACGGGTGATGGGCTGGCCGGTGGCGCGGTTGTTCCAGATCGCGGCGGTCATCGCCAAGATACGTTGGGCGATGCGTGCACCGACTCCATCGGGGCTGCGTCCGCCGTGGAGCTCGAGATCGAGTTGACCTTTGAGGGTGTCGTTGACCGATTCGATGAGCTGACGGATGGGTTTGAGGAACTGCTCGCCTGGGCGGGGTGTGCGGTTGCGGTAGGAAGGCCGCAGCAGCCGCACGCCTCGTTCAGCCAGGTAGTGGTCCAGTTCGGCCGACACGTATCCCTTGTCGGCGATGATCAGCAGCCCTGGCCGGTCGGTGAGCAGGTCGGGATCGTGATCAAGAATGGCCATCAGCACCTGCCGTTCGTCGATCTTCGGAGTGGCCAGGGCCCAGGTGATCGGCAGCCCGGCCGGAGTGCAGACCAGATGTAGCCGCAGGCCCCAGAAGAAGCGCGAGTGGGAGCGGCAGTAGCCTCAGGTCCGAGCGCTGTGTGGTGGGGCGGGAGCGGCCGCATTCGACCGGGGTGGAGTCGATGACCCAGACCGGATCGGTCCACAGGCCTGTGTCGCGGGCCAGGACGCGGATCGCGCGCTGGAGCAAGGGTAGGGCGTTGCGCAGCCGTTTGTTGTAGCCGGACTGGCCGGGCAGGTAGGGGAAGGCGCCGGGTAGATGTCGGGGGACGAACCGCAACCAGCGGGCTTCGGAACGTACACCGAGCAGGACCTGGGCCACGGCCAAGGTCACCAGCTCGGCGTCGGTCAGCTTCGGTGGGCGTCCGATGCGGGGTGATGTGCCGAGCCAGTCGTCGATCTTCACGTACAGTGCGGTGAGAAGGGTGTTGATGTCTGTCGTCACAAACAGATCGTCGACACCCTTCGCTGTTCCCGCAGCCCAAACGACTTAGTGGGTGTTTGATCCCGTGAGTTTCGTTTGGTTTGGCTTTCAGGTGTTTCGCCAGGTCGGGGTGGATTCGCGGGTGAGTCGGCGGGTCATGAGGTCGATCATGGCGGTGTGGATCATGGCTTCGGAGCGGGTGGGCAGGGCCTCGTAGTCACGGGTCAGGCGGCGGTGGAGCATCAGCCAGCCGAAGGTCCGCTCCACGACCCAGCGGCGGGGAAGAGGGGTGAACCCCCTGGTGGCGGGATCGCGGCGGACGACCTCGACATCGATGCCGAGGGCGGCGCCGTGCTCGATGACGGTGGTGCGGTAGCCGCTGTCGGCCCAGGCTTTGGTGATGGTCGGGTTGTCTGCGGCGACCTGGGTCAGCAGGGGCAGGCCGGCGGCGCCGTCGGAGACGCCGGCGGCGGTGACCAGCACCGCGAGGAGCAGGCCGAGGGTGTCGGTGACGATACTGCGCTTGCGGCCGGCGATCTTCTTGCCGGCGTCATAGCCCTGGCCGGTGGCCGGCACGTTGGCTGAGGTTTTGACGCTTTGGGCGTCGATGATGCAGGCCGTCGGTTCGGGATCGCGACCTTCTGTGGTGCGGGCCAGGCGGCGCAGCAGGGCGCTGAGCTG
This genomic interval carries:
- a CDS encoding tetratricopeptide repeat protein, with protein sequence MAVEQRAAKADPKEELAARLRLLQELSERGVRALARDAGLSSSSLSRYLSGQTVPPWPAVIALCRLLKRDPRPLRPLWESASNPLPAPPKTSRQVQPPSPPAGAPRQPRNDLPRDVPDFTGRGAQLAAVLANVDSSRVVAVDGMAGVGKTCLAVHAAHRLAADYPDAQLYVDLHGFTAGREPLGPDPALRALLAALDVPSEKIPQEGGIEPLAACWRSELAHRRAVVVLDNAADADQVRPLLPGAGPSVFLITSRNRLLGLEEVPPVSLDVLTPQESAELLARASGDPGGPDSRLARDPESAAEVLRLCGHLPLALRLAAARLRHRPGWTVGILVERMAEGATEFDTAFAMSVRQLDRAQRRFFRLLGLLPGSTFDEYVVAALAELPLRSVRTMLEDLLDAHLVQQPAAGRYRLHDLVRQHARRAADEQDSPAELEQALGRVFDYYVHAASAADAAMSYLSPSRAVSAGRPPAELPQFTGKHAALYWFVTEYTNLMAVFEAAAAAGADLHVCELPRFMRAFFARRCGTTHLNVLFERSLVAAQRLDDPLQLAEAHSDLGFARYNAGRMAEAGAAYEAAAPLMSQVGDTRSEAELTMRRGYLRWDEGRVEEPLELFRLAGRLYAAADCPMGAAHATAYEAWAMLQLGHREDAARLAREALDIPHTDPAWPPTLTARITLGVAIAQDEPGEAMEHLEQALALSREDGHKHNEAWCLNCLGVALRQMGRYEEALASHRQAFALLDELFEEHWKIHFLNGYAETCRLAGLPEEAVRLHRQALELAPRLGYRYAEALAHEGIAAVLDETDPPAAAEHRAAGQAVLQELAGTGRS
- a CDS encoding carboxymuconolactone decarboxylase family protein; translation: MQSRMQNPAVILPGAMQPIQEIFKAVHSGGVEGQTLELVHLRVSQINGCSACVDGGAKTARKAGVSDERLATVSVWRETPYFTDAERAALALAEAATRLADRADAVNDEVWDTAATYFDEKQLAAIVLMIGVTNMFNRLNATTRQIAGAWG
- a CDS encoding IS5 family transposase; translated protein: MAEQRPYPSDLSDARWKLLEPVLTAWRTERRGKGLDIGRPPEHDLRAIMNAILYVDRTGIPWRYLPHEYPPWQTVYGYFAHWQTDGIFIQLSALLRRLARTTEGRDPEPTACIIDAQSVKTSANVPATGQGYDAGKKIAGRKRSIVTDTLGLLLAVLVTAAGVSDGAAGLPLLTQVAADNPTITKAWADSGYRTTVIEHGAALGIDVEVVRRDPATRGFTPLPRRWVVERTFGWLMLHRRLTRDYEALPTRSEAMIHTAMIDLMTRRLTRESTPTWRNT